One genomic region from Desulfovermiculus halophilus DSM 18834 encodes:
- the murB gene encoding UDP-N-acetylmuramate dehydrogenase, translated as MKILSRPNLQDRTWLGIGGVAQAEVRIEQPGDWERWFRFVQREGLRPLTLGRGSNLLLQDGDLPFCVVRPPAKPRPEVYSRTNERCVVRVPAGFPLPGLLRWLQDHGLAGLEGLSGIPADVGGAVAMNAGSFGQSIGQCLHRVRCWTPRTGLVWLSGTEVQYAYRSFRPLGLGREWIIHEVELVLSPADGAFLKQKRQEVLHRKRQTQPVDARTCGCTFKNPPQAPAGQLLDQCGMRGRKVGGVGFSSLHANFLINSGGGSFAQAIELIAEAKRRVRDRCGVDLDPEVQIIDPCRSSPRGEGSPEPIGEMP; from the coding sequence GTGAAGATCCTGTCCCGTCCGAACCTTCAGGACCGGACCTGGCTGGGGATTGGAGGAGTGGCCCAGGCCGAGGTCAGAATCGAGCAGCCTGGAGACTGGGAGCGCTGGTTCCGGTTTGTGCAGCGGGAGGGGCTGCGACCCTTGACCTTGGGCCGGGGGAGCAATCTCCTGCTCCAGGACGGCGACCTGCCCTTCTGTGTGGTGCGGCCTCCAGCCAAGCCCAGACCGGAGGTTTACAGCCGGACCAACGAACGCTGTGTGGTTCGAGTCCCGGCCGGATTTCCCTTGCCCGGACTCCTGCGCTGGCTTCAGGACCATGGGCTGGCCGGACTTGAGGGACTGTCCGGAATCCCGGCCGATGTCGGTGGAGCCGTGGCCATGAACGCTGGATCCTTCGGACAGAGTATTGGCCAATGCCTGCACCGGGTGCGATGCTGGACGCCCCGAACGGGGCTAGTCTGGCTGTCGGGAACGGAGGTGCAGTACGCATATCGGAGCTTTCGGCCCCTGGGATTGGGCAGGGAATGGATCATCCACGAGGTGGAGCTTGTGCTCTCCCCGGCTGATGGGGCCTTTCTGAAGCAAAAAAGGCAAGAAGTTCTGCATCGCAAGCGGCAGACCCAGCCCGTGGATGCCCGGACCTGCGGGTGCACGTTCAAAAACCCCCCCCAAGCCCCTGCCGGCCAGCTGCTGGATCAGTGCGGCATGCGGGGCAGGAAGGTCGGGGGAGTGGGATTTTCCTCCCTGCATGCAAACTTTCTGATCAATTCCGGGGGAGGAAGCTTTGCCCAGGCCATAGAGCTGATTGCGGAGGCCAAACGTCGGGTGCGGGACCGGTGCGGAGTGGATCTGGATCCCGAGGTTCAAATCATTGATCCCTGCCGGTCTTCTCCCCGAGGCGAGGGCAGTCCGGAGCCAATCGGAGAAATGCCTTGA
- the ftsW gene encoding putative lipid II flippase FtsW: MSGNREQEHLRELADWWLVGSALILMGLGLVMVYSASGVMAERLFADSDHFFLRQSVYAGMGLAVMWIGAKIPMGFVYRFVYLWLMVVLVLLALTLTPLGVRAGGASRWLDMGSFSLQPLELAKIALVLYLGYFLSHKQDKMKTFSVGFVPPVIITGIIAGMLLLQPDFGGAVFIAALFFTMSMVGGTRLLYLLSSGLLCLGIGAYMIVSSPYRLKRWLAFLDPFQNAADSGYQVVQSLYGLGLGGLFGQGLGAGKQKLFFLPEGHTDFIVSVLGEELGFAGLSILFVCLGVYMFRGLTIALNQDDLQDRFTALGLCLVVVLCALLNLAVVMGAVPPKGLPMPFISYGGSNLLVACMCTGLLVNIERRGRGAHG; the protein is encoded by the coding sequence ATGAGCGGGAACAGGGAGCAGGAGCACCTTCGGGAGCTGGCCGACTGGTGGCTGGTGGGATCCGCCTTGATCCTCATGGGCCTGGGGCTGGTCATGGTCTACAGCGCCAGCGGGGTCATGGCCGAGCGTCTTTTCGCGGACAGCGATCATTTTTTTCTGCGCCAGTCCGTGTACGCGGGAATGGGGCTGGCGGTCATGTGGATCGGAGCCAAGATCCCCATGGGCTTTGTCTACAGATTCGTCTACCTCTGGCTCATGGTGGTTCTTGTCCTCCTGGCCCTGACCCTGACTCCTCTCGGGGTTCGAGCCGGCGGGGCAAGCAGGTGGCTGGACATGGGAAGCTTTTCCCTGCAGCCCCTGGAGCTGGCCAAGATCGCCCTTGTCCTCTATCTGGGCTATTTTCTCAGTCATAAGCAGGACAAGATGAAGACCTTCAGCGTGGGGTTTGTCCCTCCGGTGATCATCACCGGGATCATCGCCGGAATGCTTCTCTTGCAGCCTGATTTCGGGGGGGCCGTTTTCATTGCCGCACTCTTTTTCACCATGAGCATGGTCGGGGGGACCCGGCTCTTGTATCTTTTGAGCTCCGGGCTGCTTTGCTTGGGGATCGGGGCCTATATGATCGTCAGTTCCCCGTACCGGCTCAAGCGATGGCTGGCCTTTCTGGATCCGTTTCAGAACGCGGCCGATTCCGGATACCAGGTCGTCCAGTCTCTGTACGGCCTGGGGCTGGGCGGACTGTTCGGGCAGGGGCTGGGGGCCGGGAAGCAGAAGCTGTTCTTCCTCCCTGAGGGCCATACGGATTTTATCGTGTCCGTTCTTGGTGAAGAGCTGGGTTTCGCCGGCCTGTCCATCCTGTTTGTCTGCCTGGGGGTGTATATGTTTCGCGGGTTGACCATCGCCTTGAATCAGGACGACCTCCAGGACAGGTTCACCGCCCTGGGGCTGTGCCTGGTGGTCGTCCTCTGCGCTCTGCTCAATCTGGCCGTGGTCATGGGGGCTGTCCCTCCAAAAGGGCTGCCCATGCCTTTCATCAGCTACGGGGGGTCGAATCTGCTGGTCGCCTGCATGTGCACAGGGCTCTTGGTCAATATCGAACGCCGGGGCAGAGGCGCGCATGGATAG
- the murG gene encoding undecaprenyldiphospho-muramoylpentapeptide beta-N-acetylglucosaminyltransferase, with the protein MDRIVLSSGGTGGHIFPALAVAESIRESYPRAELLFVGGEHGPEGKWAEEAGIPFVGLPAQGVLGRGIRSLGSAWWMLRSLMRCWKTYARFKPQVVLGFGSYASFVPVLIAAWKRIPCAVHEQNAHPGVTNRFLGKRVQRVFLSFPDEQGWFDPQKVRVTGNPVRTSLITLGGKEKIYTHQSGHRVLVLGGSQGAQAINQAVLQALPQLLPQGVQVLHQAGERHYAEFSAHYDAFDPDQAKVVPFIQDMAAAYSWADLVVSRAGASTVAELTVIGRPSVLIPFPYAVHQHQLHNAKLLEKAGAAMVVEQSYLPEVDLADMILNLLALPDKLLAMGRAARQLGQPEATRSIVQEVAAMSAVKGKSRS; encoded by the coding sequence ATGGATAGGATAGTTCTCAGCTCCGGGGGGACCGGGGGCCATATCTTTCCTGCTCTGGCCGTGGCCGAGAGCATCAGGGAATCCTATCCCCGGGCTGAGCTCCTGTTTGTGGGAGGGGAGCACGGCCCTGAAGGCAAATGGGCCGAGGAGGCCGGCATCCCTTTCGTCGGCTTGCCGGCCCAGGGTGTGCTGGGCCGGGGGATCCGCTCTTTGGGATCTGCCTGGTGGATGCTCCGCAGTCTGATGCGCTGCTGGAAGACCTATGCCCGGTTCAAGCCTCAAGTTGTTCTGGGGTTCGGGAGTTATGCATCATTTGTCCCGGTCCTGATCGCCGCCTGGAAGCGGATTCCCTGTGCAGTTCACGAGCAGAACGCCCATCCGGGAGTTACCAACCGGTTTTTGGGCAAGCGGGTACAGCGGGTGTTTCTGTCTTTTCCGGACGAGCAGGGGTGGTTTGATCCCCAAAAGGTCAGGGTGACCGGAAATCCGGTCCGGACCAGCCTGATCACCCTGGGAGGCAAGGAAAAGATCTACACCCACCAAAGCGGCCATCGAGTCCTGGTTTTGGGTGGGAGTCAGGGAGCCCAGGCCATCAATCAGGCCGTTCTTCAGGCCCTGCCTCAGCTGCTGCCGCAGGGGGTGCAGGTACTGCATCAGGCTGGAGAGCGGCACTATGCAGAGTTCAGCGCGCACTACGACGCATTTGATCCGGACCAGGCCAAGGTGGTCCCTTTTATCCAGGACATGGCTGCGGCCTATTCCTGGGCCGATTTAGTGGTCAGCCGGGCCGGGGCCTCCACAGTGGCCGAGCTCACGGTTATCGGCCGGCCCAGCGTGCTCATTCCGTTCCCCTATGCTGTGCATCAGCATCAGCTGCACAACGCAAAGCTGCTGGAAAAGGCGGGTGCTGCCATGGTTGTGGAGCAGAGCTATCTGCCGGAAGTAGACCTGGCGGATATGATTTTGAATCTTCTGGCCCTGCCGGACAAGCTTCTAGCCATGGGCCGGGCGGCACGGCAGCTGGGCCAGCCTGAGGCTACCCGGAGCATTGTTCAGGAAGTGGCCGCAATGTCTGCTGTTAAAGGAAAAAGTCGTTCATGA
- the murC gene encoding UDP-N-acetylmuramate--L-alanine ligase — MKTQVQHIHMVGIGGAGMSGIAEVLLNLGYTVSGSDLSDNDPVRRLQAMGAWIARGHAEGNLKEADVVVKSTAVGEDNPEVTAAKAKGIPVIPRAEMLAELMRLKTGIAVAGTHGKTTTTSLLGTVFKEAGLDPTVIIGGRLNRYGTHALMGQGEYLVAEADESDGSFLCLMPIISIVTNIDADHLDYYPDIGAIEDAFVRFLNYIPFYGLNVVCGDDPIVRRLLSRVKRRVLTYGLGSDNDIQAQILESGLHTRFLVSVHGETWGPITLAQPGRHNVQNALGVIGVSLEAGLSKEVIIKGLEAFDGVGRRLEYKGQRDGIQVVDDYGHHPTEIRATLETLRQMYPQSRLVVAFQPHRFSRTRALFGDFCRAFAQADLLVLTEIYAASEDPIPGVNGASLAQGVRQVSATEVMFCPDLPHCLEVLDDILQTGDILLTLGAGNIWTLGEQFLQGEKG; from the coding sequence ATGAAGACACAGGTGCAACACATACATATGGTGGGAATCGGCGGGGCAGGAATGAGCGGAATCGCCGAGGTCCTGCTCAACCTCGGCTATACCGTCAGCGGCTCGGATCTGTCGGACAACGACCCGGTTCGCCGTCTGCAGGCCATGGGGGCCTGGATAGCCCGGGGGCACGCAGAGGGCAATCTGAAGGAGGCCGACGTGGTGGTCAAGTCCACTGCTGTGGGCGAGGACAACCCGGAGGTGACGGCGGCCAAGGCCAAGGGGATCCCGGTCATCCCCAGGGCCGAGATGCTCGCCGAGCTCATGCGTCTGAAGACCGGGATTGCAGTGGCCGGCACCCACGGCAAGACTACGACGACCTCTCTGCTGGGTACAGTGTTCAAAGAGGCGGGATTGGATCCGACGGTGATCATCGGCGGACGCCTGAACCGGTACGGGACCCATGCCCTGATGGGGCAGGGGGAGTACCTGGTGGCTGAAGCGGATGAATCCGACGGTTCCTTTTTGTGCCTTATGCCCATAATAAGCATTGTGACCAATATTGATGCCGATCATCTGGATTATTATCCGGACATAGGGGCCATCGAGGATGCCTTTGTCCGTTTTTTAAATTACATACCTTTTTACGGCCTGAATGTAGTCTGCGGCGACGATCCAATCGTCCGCCGTCTGCTGTCCCGGGTCAAACGGCGGGTGCTGACCTATGGCTTGGGGTCGGACAACGATATTCAGGCCCAGATCCTGGAAAGCGGTCTGCACACCCGTTTTCTGGTCTCGGTGCACGGGGAGACATGGGGGCCGATCACCCTGGCTCAGCCCGGAAGGCACAATGTACAGAACGCCCTGGGCGTGATCGGGGTTTCCCTGGAGGCCGGGCTGTCCAAGGAGGTCATCATCAAGGGTCTGGAGGCCTTTGACGGGGTGGGGCGGCGCCTGGAGTACAAGGGCCAGCGCGACGGCATCCAGGTTGTGGACGACTACGGCCATCATCCCACAGAGATCCGGGCCACTCTGGAGACCCTGAGGCAGATGTATCCTCAGTCCAGATTGGTCGTCGCCTTTCAGCCCCACAGGTTTTCCCGGACCCGGGCCCTGTTCGGGGATTTTTGCCGAGCCTTTGCGCAGGCCGATCTCTTGGTCCTGACCGAGATCTACGCCGCCTCAGAGGACCCGATTCCTGGGGTGAACGGAGCAAGCCTGGCCCAGGGAGTGCGTCAGGTCAGTGCGACCGAGGTCATGTTCTGTCCGGATCTGCCGCATTGTCTGGAGGTCCTGGACGATATCCTGCAGACCGGAGACATCCTGCTCACTTTGGGGGCCGGGAATATCTGGACCCTGGGCGAACAGTTCCTCCAGGGAGAAAAAGGGTGA
- the htpG gene encoding molecular chaperone HtpG, with amino-acid sequence MSTAQSYDFQAETQKLLNIIIHSIYTNKEIFLRELVSNASDALDKVRFAQNKGTEVADPDQPLEIRISTDKDAGRLTIADTGTGMSEEELVSNLGTIAKSGTEEFLKKVTEEQESPENIIGRFGVGFYSVFMVASQVRVTTKSADPETPAMLWTSDGMGSYTVAPAEEDMSRGTRIEVTLNEEEKEYADPDRIKHIIKKHSNFISFPIFVDDEKVNTIPALWKESKFNITQDQYAEFYKFLTYDSQPPLETIHTSVDAPVQFNSILFIPQKSTLFFENVPTDYGLDLYVNRVLIQHKNQDLIPQYLSFVSGVVDTEDLPLNLSRQAIQESALISKIRTTITKQILQKLKDLAAKDPDRYTTFWEEHGKVFKLGYSDTGNRETFAQLLRFNASWHQDDTGLASLDEYIDRMKEGQKEIYFISGPNRENIASNPHLELFRSKGLDVLYLFEPVDEFVLQSVGTYREYALKAAEHVDPGDLEQFGSGEDEPKETLSSEEEKSFDQLLKAMQDILGDRVTEVRSSKRLSTSPACLVNPESGISSQMQKIMHIMNKDSSIPKQILEINPNHPLSRNLLKVYSQDPNDAFVRQSTEHLFETALLQAGYLADPHTLVNRSFEILSQASSWYTQAKDAGEETR; translated from the coding sequence ATGTCCACAGCCCAGAGCTACGACTTTCAAGCCGAGACCCAAAAGCTTTTAAATATCATTATCCATTCCATATACACGAACAAGGAAATATTCCTCCGGGAGCTGGTCTCCAATGCATCCGACGCCCTGGACAAGGTCAGATTCGCCCAGAACAAGGGAACCGAGGTCGCCGATCCGGATCAGCCCCTGGAGATTCGGATCTCAACTGATAAGGACGCCGGGCGGCTGACCATTGCCGACACCGGGACAGGAATGAGCGAGGAGGAGCTGGTCAGCAATCTGGGGACCATCGCAAAGTCCGGGACAGAGGAGTTCCTCAAAAAGGTCACCGAGGAGCAGGAAAGCCCGGAAAACATCATCGGCCGGTTCGGCGTCGGCTTCTACTCCGTATTCATGGTCGCCAGCCAGGTCCGGGTGACCACCAAATCCGCAGACCCCGAAACCCCGGCCATGCTCTGGACCTCCGACGGGATGGGAAGCTACACCGTGGCCCCGGCAGAAGAGGATATGTCCAGGGGCACCCGCATCGAGGTCACCCTGAACGAGGAGGAAAAAGAGTACGCTGATCCGGACCGGATCAAGCACATTATCAAGAAGCATTCCAACTTTATATCCTTCCCTATCTTTGTCGACGACGAGAAGGTGAACACCATCCCAGCCCTGTGGAAGGAATCCAAATTCAACATCACCCAGGATCAGTATGCCGAGTTCTATAAGTTTTTGACCTACGACAGCCAGCCGCCGCTGGAGACCATCCATACCTCGGTGGATGCCCCGGTCCAATTCAACAGCATCCTGTTCATCCCCCAAAAATCGACCCTGTTTTTTGAAAACGTTCCTACGGACTACGGTCTTGACCTGTATGTGAACCGGGTCCTCATCCAGCACAAGAATCAGGACCTCATTCCCCAGTATCTCAGCTTTGTCAGCGGGGTTGTGGATACCGAAGATCTGCCTTTGAACCTGTCCAGACAGGCCATTCAGGAAAGCGCTCTTATAAGCAAGATCCGGACCACAATCACCAAGCAGATACTGCAAAAGCTCAAAGACCTGGCGGCCAAGGACCCGGACCGCTACACCACTTTCTGGGAGGAGCACGGCAAGGTATTCAAGCTGGGATATTCGGATACCGGCAACAGGGAGACCTTTGCCCAGCTGCTGCGGTTCAACGCCTCCTGGCACCAGGATGATACCGGGCTGGCCTCTCTGGATGAATACATCGACCGGATGAAGGAAGGACAAAAAGAGATCTATTTCATCTCCGGCCCGAACCGGGAAAATATCGCCTCTAACCCCCATCTGGAACTGTTCCGCAGCAAAGGCCTGGATGTCTTGTATCTCTTTGAGCCGGTTGATGAGTTCGTGCTCCAAAGCGTGGGCACCTACAGGGAGTATGCCCTCAAGGCCGCGGAGCATGTGGACCCGGGTGATCTGGAGCAGTTCGGGTCCGGGGAAGATGAGCCCAAGGAGACCCTGAGCTCGGAGGAAGAAAAGTCGTTTGATCAGCTGCTCAAAGCCATGCAGGATATCCTCGGCGATCGGGTCACAGAGGTCCGGAGTTCAAAGCGACTGTCCACCAGCCCGGCCTGTCTGGTCAATCCGGAAAGCGGGATCAGCTCCCAGATGCAGAAGATCATGCACATCATGAACAAGGACAGCTCCATCCCCAAACAGATCCTGGAGATCAACCCCAATCACCCCTTGAGCCGAAACCTGCTCAAGGTCTACTCCCAGGATCCAAACGACGCCTTTGTCCGCCAAAGCACCGAGCATCTGTTTGAGACCGCCCTGCTGCAGGCCGGATACCTGGCTGATCCCCATACCCTGGTCAACCGAAGCTTCGAGATCCTGTCCCAGGCCAGCTCCTGGTATACCCAGGCCAAGGATGCCGGGGAGGAGACCAGGTAA
- the ftsZ gene encoding cell division protein FtsZ, producing the protein MDYMEIEPEGNAKIKVIGVGGGGGNAVNNMITSALQGVSFIVANTDVQALKHSQAEYKLQLGEQLTKGLGAGANPSTGREAALESVDIIREMIGEADMVFVTAGMGGGTGTGAAPVIAEVAREAGALTVGVVTKPFFFEGKKRLQQAEKGISSLKEVVDSIITIPNDRLLSLASKKASFLEMLKKADEVLYYAVKGISDLIMVPGLINLDFADVKAVMSGMGLALMGTGIAQGEGRAREAATKAITSPLLEDVSIDGAQGVLMNITSGPDLTIDEVSEAASTISESAQEDAQIYFGTVFDNDAGDELRITVIATGIEQPVESKQSQPFGAAKGKVANLDKARTGQQRQAPPAQNNEDRQIPAYLRKGRAGSTEQGAGQYTSEQGSEEEFVFEDEFEIPSFIRKQAD; encoded by the coding sequence ATGGATTACATGGAGATAGAGCCTGAAGGCAACGCAAAAATCAAGGTCATAGGCGTCGGAGGCGGCGGAGGCAATGCAGTGAACAACATGATTACCTCCGCCTTGCAGGGAGTATCGTTTATTGTGGCCAATACGGATGTCCAGGCCTTAAAGCACTCCCAGGCCGAGTACAAGCTGCAGCTGGGCGAGCAGTTGACCAAAGGGCTGGGCGCTGGGGCCAATCCAAGCACCGGCCGGGAGGCGGCCCTGGAGAGTGTGGACATCATCCGGGAGATGATCGGCGAGGCGGATATGGTCTTTGTCACCGCCGGAATGGGCGGCGGCACCGGAACCGGAGCTGCTCCGGTGATCGCCGAAGTCGCCCGGGAGGCCGGAGCTCTGACCGTCGGGGTGGTGACCAAGCCGTTCTTTTTTGAAGGCAAAAAGAGGTTGCAGCAGGCGGAAAAGGGCATCTCCAGCCTGAAGGAAGTTGTGGACAGCATCATCACCATCCCCAACGACCGTCTTTTGTCCCTGGCCTCCAAAAAGGCCTCATTTTTGGAGATGCTGAAAAAGGCGGACGAGGTCCTGTATTACGCGGTCAAGGGCATCTCCGATCTGATCATGGTCCCGGGGCTGATCAACCTGGACTTTGCCGACGTCAAGGCTGTCATGTCCGGCATGGGGCTGGCCCTTATGGGAACCGGAATCGCTCAGGGCGAAGGCCGGGCCCGGGAAGCGGCGACCAAGGCCATTACCAGCCCATTGCTGGAGGATGTGTCCATTGACGGCGCGCAGGGCGTGCTGATGAACATAACTTCCGGGCCGGACCTGACCATCGACGAGGTCAGCGAGGCAGCGAGCACGATCTCCGAGTCAGCGCAGGAGGATGCCCAGATCTACTTCGGGACTGTGTTTGACAACGATGCCGGGGACGAGCTGCGGATTACAGTGATCGCCACCGGCATTGAGCAGCCGGTGGAGAGCAAGCAGAGCCAGCCTTTTGGGGCGGCAAAAGGGAAGGTCGCCAATCTGGACAAGGCCAGGACCGGCCAGCAGCGGCAGGCCCCGCCGGCGCAAAACAACGAGGACCGGCAGATACCGGCCTATCTGCGCAAAGGCCGGGCGGGAAGCACGGAACAGGGCGCAGGGCAGTATACCAGCGAGCAGGGCTCTGAAGAAGAGTTCGTGTTCGAGGATGAATTTGAAATCCCTTCCTTTATCCGCAAGCAGGCGGATTAA
- a CDS encoding cell division protein FtsQ/DivIB produces the protein MAKQNAYHNKRAQRKSVGLVPKVLAFLVWSGCALAFVLGSSLLLIAGYRWVTSTEILALEKVEVRGVQRLTRREVLAQAHLDRFDNLLDLSLWKIRQSLMEDPWIKAVAVHRHFPHGLRIDVEEEVPFFWRQKEERIYYADKHGELIAPVDVASFTSLPLLVCNPDLRRDQRDLGIVTKKWSQNQIPFGLGEVSWIRFGTGNRLQIRLQNPALEVMLGRDNLQVNIGRLRFMWRDVQRRDELGMVAYILVFEGTGWVGYRSDVV, from the coding sequence ATGGCCAAGCAGAACGCATATCACAACAAAAGGGCACAGAGAAAGTCCGTGGGTCTGGTGCCCAAAGTGCTTGCATTTCTGGTCTGGTCCGGGTGTGCTCTGGCTTTTGTGCTGGGCAGCAGTCTGCTCCTGATTGCAGGGTATCGCTGGGTAACAAGCACCGAAATTCTGGCCCTGGAAAAGGTAGAGGTCAGGGGGGTGCAGCGCCTGACACGCAGAGAGGTCCTGGCCCAGGCCCACTTGGATCGATTCGACAACCTCCTGGATCTGTCCCTGTGGAAGATCCGGCAGTCCCTGATGGAAGATCCGTGGATCAAAGCGGTGGCTGTTCACCGGCACTTTCCGCACGGTCTGCGCATCGACGTGGAAGAGGAGGTGCCCTTTTTCTGGCGTCAAAAAGAAGAGCGTATCTACTACGCAGACAAGCACGGAGAGCTCATAGCGCCTGTGGACGTGGCCTCTTTCACCTCCCTGCCGCTTCTGGTCTGCAATCCGGACCTGCGCCGGGACCAGAGGGATCTGGGAATAGTGACCAAAAAATGGAGTCAAAACCAGATCCCCTTTGGTCTGGGGGAGGTGTCCTGGATTCGGTTCGGAACAGGCAACAGGCTGCAGATACGACTGCAGAATCCCGCCCTGGAAGTCATGCTGGGCAGGGACAACCTGCAGGTAAATATCGGCAGGCTGCGGTTCATGTGGAGGGACGTGCAGCGGCGGGATGAACTGGGGATGGTAGCGTATATTCTTGTATTCGAAGGTACTGGCTGGGTAGGCTATAGGAGTGACGTGGTATGA
- the ftsA gene encoding cell division protein FtsA, with protein MSAKPELVVGLDIGTTKICVVVGEASSEGVDIVGIGMSPSTGLRKGVVVNIEQTVQSIKKALEEAELLAGCEIRNVFAGIAGSHIMGFNSHGVIAVKGGEVTSKDIERVIDAAKAVAIPLDRELIHILPQEYIVDDQRGIEDPLGMAGVRLEARVHMVTGAVSSAQNIVRSCHRAGLDVSGIVLESLASAKAVLTEEEKEIGVALVDIGGGTTDLSVFGNDSIKHISVLPLGGMNLTNDIAFGLRTPMKSAEKLKIAHSCALASQVQNNEVVEVSSVGDRDARTISKRVLAEICEPRVEEILSLVDQELVRSGFKEMVGAGVVLTGGSSQIAGIEELGEQIFDLPTRVGAPRGVGGLTDIVNNPSHATAVGLLQWGAETHKDDLRFGIREKGIFNRILASMRKWFSEIS; from the coding sequence ATGAGTGCCAAGCCCGAACTGGTGGTGGGACTGGATATTGGAACCACAAAGATCTGTGTCGTGGTTGGAGAAGCCTCATCTGAAGGGGTTGATATCGTCGGGATCGGAATGAGTCCTTCCACCGGGTTGCGCAAGGGGGTGGTGGTCAACATCGAGCAAACGGTGCAGTCCATCAAGAAGGCCCTGGAAGAAGCAGAGCTTTTGGCCGGATGTGAAATCCGGAATGTGTTCGCCGGTATTGCCGGGAGCCATATTATGGGCTTTAACAGCCACGGGGTGATTGCGGTCAAGGGAGGAGAGGTAACCTCCAAGGATATCGAGCGGGTCATAGACGCGGCCAAGGCCGTGGCCATCCCCCTGGACCGGGAGCTGATTCACATCCTGCCCCAGGAATATATCGTGGACGATCAGCGGGGCATCGAGGACCCCCTGGGCATGGCCGGGGTGCGGCTGGAAGCCAGGGTGCACATGGTGACCGGCGCTGTGTCCAGCGCGCAGAACATCGTCCGGTCCTGCCATCGGGCCGGTCTGGACGTCTCCGGCATCGTTCTGGAGTCTTTGGCCTCGGCCAAAGCGGTGCTCACAGAAGAAGAAAAGGAAATCGGGGTCGCCCTGGTGGACATCGGGGGGGGGACCACTGATCTTTCTGTGTTCGGCAATGATTCCATCAAGCATATATCCGTATTGCCCCTGGGGGGGATGAACTTGACCAATGACATCGCCTTTGGGCTGCGGACCCCGATGAAGAGCGCCGAAAAGCTGAAGATCGCTCACAGCTGCGCTCTGGCCAGCCAGGTACAGAACAACGAGGTGGTCGAGGTGTCCAGTGTCGGGGACCGGGATGCGAGAACCATATCCAAGCGGGTATTGGCCGAGATCTGTGAACCCCGGGTGGAGGAGATCCTCAGTCTGGTTGACCAGGAACTGGTCCGGTCCGGGTTCAAGGAGATGGTCGGCGCCGGGGTGGTGCTCACCGGCGGAAGCTCGCAGATTGCCGGAATAGAAGAACTGGGGGAGCAGATATTCGATCTGCCGACCCGGGTGGGGGCACCTCGGGGGGTGGGAGGCCTGACCGATATAGTGAACAACCCGTCCCATGCCACGGCAGTTGGTCTTCTGCAGTGGGGGGCGGAAACGCACAAGGATGACCTGCGGTTCGGCATTCGGGAGAAAGGAATATTCAACCGCATTCTGGCCAGCATGCGGAAATGGTTCTCTGAGATCAGCTGA